In the Harmonia axyridis chromosome 3, icHarAxyr1.1, whole genome shotgun sequence genome, one interval contains:
- the LOC123675647 gene encoding ras-related C3 botulinum toxin substrate 1 encodes MSSGRPIKCVVVGDGTVGKTCMLISYTTDSFPGEYVPTVFDNYSAPMVVDGISVSLGLWDTAGQEDYDRLRPLSYPQTDVFLICFSVASPSSFENVTSKWYPEIKHHCPDAPMILVGTKIDLRDDRETLNSLADQGLSPIKREQGQKLANKVRAVKYMECSALTQRGLKQVFDEAVRAVLRPEPQKRRQRKCLVM; translated from the exons ATGTCTTCAGGCCGTCCTATCAAATGTGTTGTTGTAGGAGACGGAACTGTAGGAAAAACGTGCATGTTGATTTCATACACAACTGATAGTTTTCCTGGAGAATATGTTCCTACAGT TTTTGACAACTACTCTGCTCCTATGGTTGTTGATGGAATATCTGTAAGTCTTGGTTTATGGGATACAGCAGGTCAAGAAGATTATGATAGGTTAAGGCCCTTATCTTATCCTCAAACAGATGTATTCTTAATATGCTTTAGTGTAGCCTCCCCATCGTCTTTTGAGAATGTAACCTCTAAATGGTATCCGGAGATCAAACATCACTGCCCTGATGCACCTATGATTTTagttg GAACAAAAATAGATCTGAGAGATGACAGGGAAACTCTTAACTCATTAGCTGACCAAGGACTGAGCCCTATAAAAAGAGAACAAGGCCAAAAGCTCGCAAATAAGGTACGAGCCGTGAAATATATGGAATGTTCCGCTCTCACACAAAGGGGATTAAAACAGGTTTTTGATGAGGCAGTTAGGGCCGTTTTGAGACCAGAACCCCAGAAACGTCGTCAACGCAAGTGTCTTGTCATGTAA